The proteins below come from a single Mycobacterium parmense genomic window:
- a CDS encoding ATP-binding cassette domain-containing protein, producing MTRPAPPVLTVRHNGSQRTFAAGHEVVIGRDAHADVHIADPRISRAHLLVRFDQGRWLAIDNGSLNGTYLNGYRMPVIDIHDGQSIHVGNPRGPLLTFAIGPQQGRTNRPAQTRPARDSGPPTLAWSALPEQTTNPTQPPPPRTPSGGPPRGPARSGPTAAPARPAPPNRPATSTNPPRRQPVPPPREARAAPPQARIQTSGMPPRGAPPDELTLVNAGSADVPAFPPSADGAEAPPRPDATPPAESTVINAKTADVSNLATRMVKILTPHASAAGKAGIEGTATIGRAADNDIVVSDVLASRRHAVLARTPLGTEIRDTSVNGTFVNGTRVGSAILSDDDVVTIGNVDLVFRDGTLTPRSEAASRTGGLEVRGVRYVVDNGKQLLDNISLEARPGTLTAVIGGSGAGKSTLARLIAGYARPTSGSVSFEGHDIHAEYASLRSRIGMVPQDDVVHRQLTVNQALGYAAELRLPPDTSKADRAKVVAKVLDELDLTKHADTRVDKLSGGQRKRASVALELLTGPSLLILDEPTSGLDPALDHQVMMMLRQLADAGRVVIVVTHMLSYLDTCDQLLLVAPGGKTAYCGPPDRIADAMGTSNWAKIFTQVGADPEEANRRFLEQRDAQRRPQKLMPDAADEPGDLGEPARTSVRRQISTVARRQVRLIVSDRGYFIFLALLPFILGALSLTVPGNTGFGVPGPNAGTPDEAAQILSLLLPAAAFMGTALTIRDLVGERAIFQREQAVGLSTTAYLLAKTAVYCGFAIVQSAVVTAIVVVGKGAPARGAVLLGNATFELFTTVAAACVASALLGLAISSLVRSSEQIMPLFVVSVMAQLVLCGGMVPVTGRLGLDQLSFGTPARWGYAAAASTVDLRHLVPGSLVPEDRFWQHTRQIWLIDMGMLAGLSLFYAGFVRWRIRLRR from the coding sequence GTGACTCGACCCGCCCCGCCTGTCCTGACAGTCCGGCACAACGGGTCCCAACGTACTTTCGCTGCAGGCCACGAGGTGGTCATCGGCCGCGATGCGCACGCCGACGTGCACATCGCCGACCCGCGGATCTCCCGGGCGCACCTGCTGGTGCGGTTCGACCAGGGCCGATGGCTGGCGATCGACAACGGCTCGCTGAACGGGACCTACCTCAACGGCTACCGGATGCCGGTCATCGACATCCACGACGGCCAGAGCATCCACGTGGGCAATCCGCGCGGACCTCTGCTGACCTTTGCGATCGGCCCGCAGCAGGGCCGGACCAACCGCCCGGCCCAGACCAGGCCGGCGCGCGACTCCGGGCCGCCCACCCTGGCCTGGTCCGCGCTGCCGGAGCAGACGACGAATCCCACCCAGCCGCCACCGCCGCGCACCCCGTCCGGCGGCCCGCCCCGCGGTCCCGCCCGCAGCGGCCCCACCGCCGCGCCGGCGCGCCCGGCGCCGCCCAACCGGCCGGCGACTTCCACCAATCCGCCACGGCGACAGCCTGTTCCGCCGCCGCGTGAGGCCCGTGCGGCCCCGCCGCAGGCGAGGATCCAGACATCGGGCATGCCGCCCCGCGGGGCGCCGCCCGACGAGCTGACCCTGGTCAACGCCGGCTCGGCCGACGTGCCGGCTTTCCCCCCATCGGCCGACGGCGCCGAGGCGCCCCCGCGCCCCGACGCGACCCCGCCCGCCGAGTCCACCGTCATCAACGCCAAGACCGCCGACGTGTCGAACCTGGCGACCCGGATGGTGAAAATCCTCACCCCGCACGCCTCGGCGGCCGGCAAGGCCGGCATCGAAGGCACCGCCACCATCGGTCGCGCCGCCGACAACGACATCGTGGTCTCCGACGTCCTCGCCTCGCGCCGGCACGCGGTTTTGGCGCGCACGCCGCTGGGCACCGAGATCCGCGACACCAGCGTCAACGGCACCTTCGTCAACGGCACCCGGGTCGGCTCGGCGATCTTGAGCGACGACGACGTCGTCACCATCGGCAACGTCGACCTGGTGTTCCGCGACGGCACCCTGACCCCGCGCAGCGAGGCCGCGTCACGCACCGGCGGGCTGGAGGTTCGCGGGGTCAGGTACGTCGTCGACAACGGCAAACAGCTGCTGGACAACATCTCGCTGGAGGCCCGGCCCGGCACGCTGACCGCGGTGATCGGCGGGTCGGGCGCCGGCAAGAGCACCCTGGCCAGGCTCATCGCCGGCTATGCCCGCCCCACGTCGGGCTCGGTCAGCTTCGAAGGCCACGACATCCACGCCGAGTACGCGTCGTTGCGCAGCCGGATCGGGATGGTGCCGCAGGACGACGTCGTGCACCGGCAGCTCACCGTCAACCAGGCGCTGGGTTATGCCGCCGAGCTGCGCTTGCCGCCCGACACCAGCAAAGCCGACCGGGCCAAGGTGGTCGCGAAGGTCCTCGACGAACTCGACCTGACCAAACACGCCGACACCCGGGTCGACAAGCTGTCGGGCGGGCAGCGCAAACGCGCCTCGGTGGCGCTGGAACTGCTGACCGGGCCGTCGCTGCTGATCCTCGACGAGCCGACGTCGGGTCTCGACCCGGCGCTGGACCACCAGGTCATGATGATGCTGCGGCAGCTGGCCGACGCCGGGCGCGTGGTGATCGTGGTCACGCACATGCTGTCCTACCTGGACACCTGTGACCAGCTGCTGCTGGTGGCCCCCGGCGGCAAGACCGCCTACTGCGGGCCGCCCGACCGCATCGCCGACGCGATGGGCACCAGCAACTGGGCGAAGATCTTCACCCAGGTGGGCGCCGACCCCGAGGAGGCCAACCGGCGCTTCCTGGAACAGCGCGACGCGCAGCGGCGGCCGCAGAAGCTGATGCCCGACGCGGCCGACGAGCCGGGCGACCTGGGCGAGCCGGCCCGCACCAGCGTGCGGCGCCAGATCTCGACCGTCGCCCGCCGGCAGGTCCGCCTGATCGTGTCCGACCGTGGCTACTTCATCTTCCTGGCGTTGTTGCCGTTCATCCTGGGCGCGCTGTCGCTGACCGTGCCGGGCAACACCGGTTTCGGGGTGCCGGGCCCGAACGCGGGCACGCCCGACGAGGCCGCGCAGATCCTGAGCCTGCTGCTGCCCGCCGCGGCGTTCATGGGCACCGCGCTGACCATTCGCGACCTGGTCGGCGAACGCGCCATCTTCCAGCGCGAACAGGCGGTGGGGTTGTCGACCACGGCCTACCTGCTCGCCAAGACCGCGGTGTATTGCGGGTTCGCGATCGTGCAGTCGGCGGTCGTCACCGCGATCGTGGTGGTGGGCAAGGGTGCCCCCGCGCGGGGCGCCGTGCTGCTCGGCAACGCCACTTTCGAGCTGTTCACGACGGTCGCCGCGGCCTGTGTCGCCTCGGCCCTGCTGGGCCTGGCCATCTCGTCGCTGGTGCGCTCCAGCGAGCAGATCATGCCGCTGTTCGTGGTGTCGGTGATGGCGCAGCTGGTCTTGTGCGGCGGCATGGTGCCGGTCACCGGCCGGCTCGGGCTCGACCAGCTGTCGTTCGGGACGCCCGCGCGCTGGGGCTATGCCGCGGCCGCGTCGACGGTCGACCTGCGGCACCTGGTGCCCGGCTCTCTGGTGCCCGAGGACCGGTTCTGGCAGCACACGCGGCAGATCTGGCTGATCGACATGGGCATGCTCGCGGGGCTGTCGTTGTTTTACGCCGGCTTCGTGCGGTGGCGGATCCGGCTGCGTCGCTAG
- a CDS encoding DUF402 domain-containing protein has product MRAVDEYALRPWGLYVARPTPGRAQFHFLESWLLPSLGLRATVFHYNPGHERDHDYYLDVGEYTPGRDAWHSEDHYLDIEVRAGTGARLADVDELLDAVRHGLLAPEVAERAVRRAVHAVDGLARNGYDLARWLAGDGMELTWRPRH; this is encoded by the coding sequence GTGCGGGCGGTCGACGAGTACGCGCTGCGCCCGTGGGGTCTCTACGTCGCGCGCCCGACGCCGGGCCGGGCGCAGTTCCATTTCCTGGAGTCCTGGCTGCTGCCGTCGCTGGGCCTGCGCGCCACGGTCTTTCACTACAACCCGGGGCACGAGCGCGATCACGACTACTACCTCGACGTGGGCGAGTACACCCCGGGCCGCGACGCGTGGCATTCCGAGGACCACTACCTCGACATCGAGGTCCGCGCCGGGACCGGGGCGAGGCTGGCCGACGTCGACGAGCTGCTGGACGCGGTGCGGCACGGCCTGCTGGCACCCGAAGTGGCCGAGCGGGCGGTGCGGCGCGCCGTGCACGCCGTCGACGGGCTGGCCCGCAACGGCTACGACCTCGCGCGCTGGCTGGCGGGCGACGGGATGGAGCTGACCTGGCGGCCGCGGCACTGA
- a CDS encoding anti-sigma factor has translation MSDPSDLTLLDLATAYALDAIPDSERADIEQRVAAAPPPIAEAFHAEVRAVREALAVVSTNTELEPPPMLREKILTAVRTDSNRRKHWRTALVAAAAVIAAVITAAGITLALRPAPSVSTAEQVFAAPDVHTSTAKLPSGGTATVVYSRERNAAVVLMNDVTPPGPGTVYEMWLIARDGPRAAGTMDAETVKPSTTAVLRDLGHSDALALTVEPGHGSTHPTTAPFLELPLA, from the coding sequence ATGAGCGACCCGTCGGATCTGACGCTGCTCGACCTGGCGACCGCCTATGCGCTGGACGCCATCCCGGACAGCGAACGCGCGGACATCGAGCAACGCGTCGCTGCCGCACCGCCACCGATCGCCGAGGCGTTTCACGCCGAAGTGCGCGCGGTCCGTGAGGCGTTGGCGGTCGTGTCCACCAACACCGAGCTCGAGCCCCCGCCGATGCTGCGGGAGAAGATCCTGACGGCCGTACGGACGGACAGCAATCGCCGAAAGCATTGGCGCACAGCGTTAGTGGCGGCGGCGGCCGTCATCGCCGCCGTGATCACCGCTGCCGGGATCACGTTGGCCCTGCGACCCGCGCCGTCGGTGTCGACGGCCGAACAGGTCTTCGCCGCGCCAGACGTGCACACCTCGACCGCGAAACTCCCGTCCGGAGGCACCGCGACCGTCGTCTACTCCCGGGAACGCAACGCGGCGGTGGTCTTGATGAACGACGTGACCCCGCCCGGGCCCGGCACGGTCTACGAGATGTGGCTGATCGCCCGGGACGGACCGCGGGCCGCCGGGACCATGGACGCCGAGACCGTCAAGCCGTCGACCACGGCGGTGCTCAGGGACCTGGGGCACAGCGACGCACTGGCGCTCACCGTCGAGCCCGGCCATGGCTCCACCCATCCGACCACCGCGCCGTTCCTCGAACTTCCCCTGGCCTGA
- the sigK gene encoding ECF RNA polymerase sigma factor SigK, producing MGSAARTGGQLDSLLRRVAERDVEAFAALYDQTRSRVYGLVFRVLRDAGYSEETTQEVYLQIWRNAAAYDPAAGSAVAWILSLAHRRAVDRVRAEQAATNRESRYGANHVERARDVVVDAAIARDERDRVVGCLQALTEVQRECIEMAYYQGMTYAQVSQRLAQNPSTIKSRMRDALRALRRCLDVS from the coding sequence ATGGGCAGTGCGGCGCGCACCGGCGGCCAGCTCGACTCGCTGCTGCGGCGAGTCGCCGAGCGGGACGTCGAGGCGTTCGCGGCGCTCTACGACCAGACCCGCTCGCGGGTATACGGCCTGGTGTTCCGGGTCCTTCGTGACGCCGGGTACAGCGAGGAGACGACACAGGAGGTGTATCTGCAGATCTGGCGCAACGCCGCGGCTTACGACCCGGCGGCCGGGAGCGCCGTGGCGTGGATCTTGTCACTGGCGCACCGCCGGGCGGTCGACCGGGTGCGCGCCGAGCAAGCCGCCACCAACCGCGAATCGCGATATGGCGCCAACCACGTCGAACGCGCGCGCGACGTCGTCGTCGACGCGGCCATCGCCCGCGACGAGCGCGACCGGGTGGTGGGATGTCTGCAGGCGCTGACCGAAGTTCAGCGGGAATGCATCGAGATGGCCTACTACCAGGGAATGACCTACGCGCAGGTGTCGCAGCGGCTGGCGCAGAACCCGTCGACCATCAAGTCACGGATGCGAGATGCGCTGCGCGCGTTGCGCCGTTGTCTGGACGTCTCATGA
- a CDS encoding fasciclin domain-containing protein yields MAGSSMAAPATTSASVDPAADLVGPGCTDYANQNPTGPGSVAGMAQDPVATAASNNPMLTTLTSALSGKLNPQVNLVDTLNNGQYTVFAPTNAAFDKLPAATLDKLKTDAPMLKSILTYHVVQGQASPAKIDGTHATLQGANVTVTGQGNGLKVNDAGLVCGGVHTANATVYMIDTVLMPPGQ; encoded by the coding sequence ATGGCCGGCAGCAGTATGGCGGCTCCCGCCACCACCTCGGCCTCCGTCGATCCCGCCGCGGACCTCGTCGGACCCGGCTGCACGGACTACGCCAACCAGAATCCGACCGGCCCGGGCTCCGTCGCGGGTATGGCCCAGGACCCGGTGGCCACGGCCGCGTCGAACAACCCGATGCTGACGACGCTGACCTCGGCCCTGTCGGGCAAGCTCAACCCGCAGGTGAACCTCGTCGACACCCTCAACAACGGCCAGTACACGGTGTTCGCGCCGACCAACGCGGCTTTCGACAAGCTGCCGGCGGCCACCCTCGACAAGCTGAAGACCGACGCGCCGATGTTGAAGAGCATCTTGACCTACCACGTGGTGCAGGGGCAGGCGAGTCCCGCCAAGATCGACGGCACTCATGCGACCTTGCAGGGCGCCAACGTGACCGTCACCGGCCAGGGCAACGGCTTGAAGGTCAACGACGCCGGCCTGGTGTGCGGTGGGGTGCACACCGCCAACGCGACGGTGTACATGATCGACACCGTGTTGATGCCCCCGGGGCAGTAA
- a CDS encoding cytochrome c biogenesis protein DipZ, which translates to MLTLALIGFVGGLITGVSPCILPVLPVILFSGAPDGDASAQQPGRLRPYRVIGGLVISFSVVTLLGSTLLSLAHLPPDALRWVALAALVAIGLGLIFPRFEQLLERPFSRLPRKQFGLAGNGFGIGLALGVLYAPCAGPVLAAIVVAGATASIGPGTVVLTSAFALGAAVPLLVFALAGQHVAQRVSAFRRRQRPMRIAAGIVTILLAVALVLNVPALLQRAVPDYTAGLQDKLAGDPRVREKLDLGGIVNDQNAQLSNCTDGGSSPENCGPAPDLEGIVGWLNTPGDQPVTLRSLRGKVVLIDFWAYSCINCQRAIPHVVGWYNAYRHDNFEVIGVHTPEYAFEKVPANVAKGAADLGITYPIALDNGFSTWTNYRNRYWPAEYLIDASGTVRHIKFGEGDYDVTEKLIRQLLRQADPGAGLPPPVDSTDLTPRYTTTPETYLAVGKVINYGGAGRYDEGTATFDYPPVLAADSFALRGPWSLDYQGATAEGERSSIELRYRARDVYVVVGGTGTLTVTRGGRSTSMQITGPPTARQIVAGDHLENATLEVQPSKGLQVHSFAYG; encoded by the coding sequence ATGTTGACTCTCGCGCTCATCGGGTTCGTCGGCGGTCTGATCACCGGCGTTTCCCCCTGCATCCTGCCGGTGCTGCCGGTGATCTTGTTCTCCGGTGCCCCCGACGGCGACGCAAGCGCGCAGCAGCCCGGGCGGCTGCGCCCCTACCGGGTCATCGGCGGCCTGGTGATCAGCTTCAGCGTCGTCACCCTGCTCGGATCGACGCTGCTGTCTCTTGCGCACCTGCCGCCGGACGCCCTGCGCTGGGTCGCGCTGGCGGCGTTGGTCGCGATCGGGTTGGGACTCATTTTCCCCCGCTTCGAGCAACTGCTGGAGCGTCCGTTCTCGCGCCTCCCGCGAAAGCAATTCGGTTTGGCCGGCAACGGATTCGGGATCGGTCTCGCGCTCGGTGTGCTCTACGCTCCCTGCGCGGGACCGGTCCTCGCCGCGATCGTGGTGGCCGGCGCCACCGCGTCGATCGGACCGGGCACGGTGGTGTTGACGTCCGCGTTCGCCCTCGGCGCCGCCGTGCCGCTGCTGGTCTTCGCCCTGGCGGGACAGCACGTGGCACAACGCGTGAGCGCGTTCCGCCGTCGCCAGCGTCCGATGCGGATCGCCGCGGGCATCGTGACGATCCTGCTCGCGGTGGCGCTCGTCCTCAACGTGCCGGCGTTGCTTCAGCGGGCGGTTCCCGACTACACCGCCGGACTGCAGGACAAGCTCGCCGGCGATCCGCGGGTCCGCGAGAAGCTCGATCTGGGCGGCATCGTCAACGACCAGAATGCGCAGCTGTCCAACTGCACCGACGGAGGCTCGTCGCCGGAGAATTGCGGGCCGGCTCCCGACCTCGAGGGCATCGTCGGCTGGCTGAACACGCCCGGCGATCAACCGGTCACCCTCCGATCGCTGCGCGGCAAAGTCGTTTTGATCGACTTCTGGGCCTACTCCTGCATCAACTGCCAGCGCGCCATCCCACACGTCGTTGGCTGGTACAACGCCTACCGTCACGACAACTTCGAGGTGATCGGCGTGCACACTCCCGAGTACGCCTTCGAGAAGGTGCCCGCCAACGTCGCCAAGGGCGCCGCGGACCTCGGCATCACCTACCCCATCGCGCTGGACAACGGCTTTTCCACCTGGACCAACTACCGCAATCGATACTGGCCCGCCGAGTACCTGATCGACGCATCGGGCACCGTGCGCCACATCAAGTTCGGTGAGGGCGATTACGACGTGACCGAAAAGCTCATCCGGCAGCTGCTCCGCCAGGCCGACCCCGGCGCCGGACTTCCCCCGCCGGTGGACTCCACCGATCTCACGCCCCGGTACACCACCACGCCAGAGACGTATCTCGCCGTCGGCAAGGTAATCAATTACGGTGGCGCCGGTCGATACGACGAGGGCACGGCGACCTTCGACTATCCACCGGTGCTCGCCGCCGACAGCTTCGCCCTGCGCGGCCCGTGGTCCCTGGATTATCAGGGAGCAACGGCCGAGGGTGAACGGTCCAGCATCGAACTGCGTTACCGCGCACGAGACGTCTACGTCGTGGTCGGCGGCACGGGAACCCTCACCGTGACGCGTGGCGGGCGGTCCACCTCGATGCAGATCACGGGCCCACCGACGGCGCGCCAGATCGTTGCCGGCGACCATTTGGAAAACGCAACGCTCGAGGTGCAGCCAAGCAAGGGGCTGCAGGTGCACTCCTTCGCCTACGGCTGA
- a CDS encoding fasciclin domain-containing protein: MKFSRKSTAVTGLAAATIMGLAVAASPVAAASDLVGPGCADYASAHPNGPASVQGMSQVPVAVAASNNPMLTTLTSALSGQLNPQVNLVDTLNNGQYTVFAPTDDAFNKLPPSTIDQLKTNSAMLKNILTYHVVQGQLSPAKVIGMHPTLQGATVNVTGQANNLNVNNAGVVCGGVTTANATVYMIDTVLMPPA, translated from the coding sequence ATGAAATTCAGCAGAAAATCGACCGCGGTAACAGGTCTTGCAGCCGCGACCATCATGGGCCTGGCGGTCGCCGCGTCGCCGGTGGCGGCGGCGTCCGACCTGGTCGGCCCGGGATGCGCGGACTATGCGAGCGCACACCCGAACGGTCCGGCGTCGGTGCAGGGCATGTCCCAGGTGCCGGTCGCCGTGGCGGCATCCAACAACCCCATGCTGACGACCCTGACCTCCGCGCTCTCCGGTCAGCTCAACCCGCAGGTCAACCTGGTCGACACCCTCAACAACGGTCAGTACACGGTGTTCGCGCCCACCGACGACGCGTTCAACAAGCTGCCGCCGTCGACGATCGACCAGCTGAAGACCAACTCGGCGATGTTGAAGAACATCCTGACCTACCACGTCGTCCAGGGTCAGCTCAGCCCCGCCAAGGTGATCGGCATGCATCCGACGCTGCAGGGCGCCACCGTCAACGTCACCGGCCAGGCCAACAACCTGAACGTCAACAACGCCGGCGTCGTCTGCGGCGGTGTGACGACCGCCAACGCGACCGTGTACATGATCGACACGGTGTTGATGCCGCCCGCTTGA
- the coaE gene encoding dephospho-CoA kinase — translation MLRIGLTGGIGAGKSALSSTFAQCGAVIVDGDVIAREVVRPGTEGLAALVEAFGDDILLPDGSLDRPALAAKAFRDDEARKTLNGIVHPLVGKRRAEIIASVPDDSVVVEDIPLLVESGMAPLFPLVVIVHADVEVRIRRLVDQRGMSEEDARARIAAQADDDQRRAVADVWVDNSCTPEELTRLAHELWDHRIAPFAHNLAARQPAQAPAVLVPPDPGWPDQARRILARLQTACGHRALRVDHIGSTAVPDFWAKDVIDVQITVESLAVADELAEPLLAAGYPRLERITADVAKPPEVKARSTVEGFERSDDPGLWHKRIHASADPGRPTNVHVRVDGWPNQQFALLFVDWLTADREARDDYLSVKRVAEERAAPGDAAAYADAKEPWFSAAYRRAWEWADSTGWRPASAG, via the coding sequence ATGCTGCGTATCGGGCTGACCGGCGGCATCGGCGCCGGAAAATCGGCGCTGTCGTCCACCTTCGCGCAGTGCGGTGCCGTCATCGTCGACGGCGACGTCATCGCCCGCGAGGTGGTCCGGCCGGGGACCGAAGGTCTGGCCGCGCTCGTCGAGGCGTTCGGCGACGACATCCTGCTACCCGACGGATCGCTGGACCGGCCGGCGCTGGCCGCCAAGGCTTTCCGCGACGACGAGGCCCGCAAGACGCTGAACGGGATCGTGCACCCCCTGGTGGGCAAGCGGCGTGCGGAGATCATCGCGTCGGTTCCCGACGATTCCGTTGTGGTGGAGGACATTCCGCTGCTGGTCGAATCGGGGATGGCGCCGCTGTTCCCGCTGGTGGTCATCGTGCACGCCGACGTGGAGGTCCGGATACGACGCCTGGTCGACCAGCGGGGCATGTCCGAGGAGGACGCCCGCGCCAGGATCGCCGCGCAGGCCGACGACGACCAGCGCCGTGCCGTTGCCGATGTCTGGGTGGACAACTCCTGCACCCCCGAGGAGCTGACCCGGCTCGCGCACGAGCTGTGGGACCACCGGATCGCGCCGTTCGCGCACAACCTGGCCGCCCGGCAGCCCGCGCAGGCGCCGGCGGTGCTGGTGCCGCCGGATCCCGGCTGGCCGGACCAGGCGCGACGCATCCTGGCCCGGTTGCAGACCGCGTGCGGGCACCGGGCGCTGCGGGTGGACCACATCGGTTCGACGGCCGTGCCGGACTTCTGGGCCAAGGACGTCATCGACGTCCAGATCACCGTCGAATCGCTCGCCGTCGCCGACGAACTCGCCGAGCCGTTGCTCGCCGCGGGCTACCCGCGCCTGGAGCGCATCACCGCCGACGTCGCCAAGCCCCCCGAAGTCAAAGCCCGCAGCACCGTCGAGGGTTTCGAGCGCAGCGACGATCCGGGGTTGTGGCACAAGCGGATTCACGCATCCGCCGACCCCGGCCGCCCGACCAACGTGCATGTGCGGGTGGACGGCTGGCCCAATCAGCAGTTCGCGCTGCTGTTCGTCGACTGGCTGACGGCCGATCGTGAGGCGCGCGACGACTATCTGTCGGTCAAGCGGGTGGCCGAAGAACGCGCCGCCCCGGGCGACGCCGCGGCCTACGCCGACGCCAAGGAACCGTGGTTCTCCGCGGCCTACCGGCGCGCGTGGGAATGGGCTGACTCGACCGGCTGGCGGCCCGCCTCAGCCGGGTAG
- the rpsA gene encoding 30S ribosomal protein S1, which yields MPSPAVTSPQVAVNDIGSSEDFLAAIDKTIKYFNDGDIVEGTIVKVDRDEVLLDIGYKTEGVIPARELSIKHDVDPNEVVTVGDEVEALVLTKEDKEGRLILSKKRAQYERAWGTIEALKEKDEAVKGTVIEVVKGGLILDIGLRGFLPASLVEMRRVRDLQPYIGKEIEAKIIELDKNRNNVVLSRRAWLEQTQSEVRSEFLNQLQKGAIRKGVVSSIVNFGAFVDLGGVDGLVHVSELSWKHIDHPSEVVQVGDEVTVEVLDVDMDRERVSLSLKATQEDPWRHFARTHAIGQIVPGKVTKLVPFGAFVRVEEGIEGLVHISELAERHVEVPDQVVAVGDDAMVKVIDIDLERRRISLSLKQANEDYTEEFDPAKYGMADSYDEQGNYIFPEGFDAETNEWLEGFEKQRAEWEARYAEAERRHKMHTAQMEKFAEAEAAGHGAGDHQSPGNGAPPEKAGGSLASDAQLAALREKLAGNA from the coding sequence ATGCCGAGTCCCGCCGTCACCTCCCCGCAAGTAGCCGTCAACGACATTGGCTCGAGCGAGGATTTTCTCGCAGCAATAGACAAAACGATCAAGTACTTCAACGATGGCGACATCGTCGAGGGCACCATCGTCAAAGTTGACCGGGACGAGGTGCTCCTCGACATCGGCTACAAGACCGAAGGGGTCATCCCCGCCCGCGAGCTCTCCATCAAGCACGACGTCGACCCGAACGAGGTCGTTACCGTGGGCGATGAGGTCGAGGCCCTGGTCCTCACCAAAGAGGACAAAGAGGGCCGCCTGATCCTGTCCAAGAAGCGCGCGCAGTACGAGCGCGCCTGGGGCACCATCGAGGCGCTCAAGGAGAAGGACGAGGCCGTCAAGGGCACCGTCATCGAGGTGGTCAAGGGTGGCCTGATCCTCGACATCGGGCTGCGCGGCTTCCTGCCCGCTTCTCTGGTCGAGATGCGCCGGGTGCGCGATCTGCAGCCGTACATCGGCAAGGAGATCGAGGCCAAGATCATCGAGCTGGACAAGAACCGCAACAACGTGGTGCTGAGCCGCCGGGCCTGGCTCGAGCAGACGCAGTCCGAGGTGCGCAGCGAGTTCCTCAACCAGCTGCAGAAGGGCGCCATCCGCAAGGGCGTCGTGTCCTCCATCGTCAACTTCGGCGCGTTCGTCGACCTGGGCGGTGTGGACGGCCTGGTGCACGTCTCCGAGCTGTCCTGGAAGCACATCGACCACCCGTCCGAGGTGGTGCAGGTGGGCGACGAGGTCACCGTCGAGGTGCTCGACGTCGACATGGACCGCGAGCGGGTTTCGTTGTCGCTCAAGGCGACCCAGGAAGACCCGTGGCGCCACTTCGCCCGCACCCACGCCATCGGCCAGATCGTGCCGGGCAAGGTCACCAAGCTGGTTCCGTTCGGTGCGTTCGTCCGCGTCGAGGAGGGCATCGAGGGCCTGGTGCACATCTCCGAGCTGGCCGAGCGCCACGTCGAGGTGCCCGACCAGGTGGTCGCCGTGGGCGACGACGCGATGGTCAAGGTCATCGACATCGACCTGGAGCGCCGCCGGATCTCGTTGTCGCTCAAGCAGGCCAACGAGGACTACACCGAGGAGTTCGACCCCGCCAAGTACGGCATGGCCGACAGCTACGACGAGCAGGGCAACTACATCTTCCCCGAGGGCTTCGACGCCGAAACCAACGAGTGGCTCGAAGGATTCGAGAAGCAGCGGGCCGAGTGGGAGGCGCGCTACGCCGAGGCGGAGCGCCGGCACAAGATGCACACCGCGCAGATGGAGAAGTTCGCCGAGGCCGAGGCCGCCGGGCACGGAGCCGGCGACCACCAGTCGCCGGGCAACGGCGCGCCCCCGGAGAAGGCGGGCGGGTCGCTGGCCAGCGACGCTCAACTGGCCGCGCTGCGGGAGAAGCTCGCCGGCAACGCATAA
- a CDS encoding DMT family transporter, whose translation MNPVWMIPFIILGGALQTCGAAMNGQLYKHIVNPWLASAISFALITIFFIAAFMIMPRPLPAAKDIASMPWWAVIGGLVGAVQVYAGLTLVNRVGAGTFMGFTVTAALIMSLLIDHFGWLRVTPHPLTGWRALGGLLMVCGVALIARF comes from the coding sequence ATGAATCCGGTGTGGATGATTCCGTTCATCATCCTCGGCGGCGCGCTGCAGACATGCGGCGCGGCCATGAACGGCCAGCTCTACAAACACATCGTCAACCCCTGGCTGGCGTCGGCGATTTCCTTTGCGCTGATTACCATTTTCTTCATCGCGGCCTTCATGATCATGCCCAGGCCGCTGCCCGCCGCCAAGGACATCGCGTCGATGCCCTGGTGGGCCGTGATCGGCGGACTGGTGGGCGCCGTGCAGGTGTACGCCGGTTTGACCTTGGTCAACCGGGTTGGGGCCGGCACCTTCATGGGCTTCACGGTCACGGCGGCGCTCATCATGTCCCTGCTGATCGACCATTTCGGCTGGCTGCGGGTCACTCCGCACCCGCTCACCGGATGGCGGGCTCTGGGCGGTCTGCTCATGGTCTGCGGGGTCGCGCTGATCGCCAGGTTCTGA